A part of Desulfovibrio sp. genomic DNA contains:
- the glpK gene encoding glycerol kinase GlpK, producing MSGYILSLDQGTTSSRAVLFSRHGEIKHLAQKELTQIYPRPGWVEHDASEILSSQAWVMRECLAQAKVDASEVAAAGITNQRETTVVWDKHTGEPVHNAIVWQDRRTAGFCDELKARGLADTFRKKTGLVLDAYFSGTKVRWILENVPGARARAEKGELLFGTVDTWLIWNLTKGAAHVTDESNASRTLMLNINTGQWDDELLSILQVPRCMLPRVTKSSEVVGEIHPEFLGKAIAIAGNAGDQQAATYGNACLREGMAKNTYGTGCFMLMNTGKQPRASSHSLLTTTAWATPKGRVFALEGSVFVAGAVVQWQRDGLGIIRHAHEVEQLALSVPDNGGVYLVPAFAGLGAPQWDQYARGAMVGLTRGTTKAHIARAAVESIALQTLDIMDCMQKDSGITLAALRADGGAARNNLLMQFQADVLGVAVERPKVTETTALGAAYLAGLAVGFWESEEEIAAMWQMDRRFEPGMAADVRESLLHGWQRAVERSKAWAQA from the coding sequence ATGAGCGGGTACATACTGTCCCTGGATCAGGGAACCACCAGTTCCCGCGCTGTCCTGTTCAGCCGTCACGGTGAGATCAAGCACTTGGCCCAGAAGGAGCTCACCCAGATCTATCCCCGGCCGGGATGGGTGGAGCATGACGCCAGCGAGATATTGAGCTCTCAGGCTTGGGTCATGCGCGAATGCCTGGCCCAGGCCAAGGTGGACGCCTCCGAAGTGGCGGCCGCGGGCATCACCAACCAGCGCGAAACCACCGTGGTGTGGGACAAACACACCGGCGAGCCCGTCCACAACGCCATTGTCTGGCAAGACCGGCGAACCGCCGGATTCTGCGACGAGCTCAAGGCGCGCGGGCTGGCCGACACCTTCCGTAAGAAAACCGGCCTGGTGCTGGATGCGTATTTCTCCGGCACCAAGGTCCGCTGGATTCTGGAGAACGTCCCCGGGGCCAGGGCCAGGGCCGAGAAGGGCGAGCTGCTGTTCGGCACTGTGGATACATGGCTTATCTGGAACCTCACCAAAGGCGCAGCCCACGTCACCGACGAGTCCAATGCCAGCCGTACCCTGATGCTTAACATCAACACCGGCCAGTGGGACGACGAACTGCTCTCCATCCTTCAGGTGCCCAGGTGCATGCTGCCCAGGGTGACCAAGTCCTCCGAGGTGGTGGGTGAAATCCACCCTGAGTTTCTGGGCAAGGCCATTGCCATAGCGGGAAACGCGGGCGACCAGCAGGCCGCCACCTATGGCAACGCCTGCCTGAGAGAAGGCATGGCCAAGAACACTTACGGGACAGGCTGTTTCATGCTCATGAACACCGGCAAACAGCCGCGAGCAAGTAGCCACAGCCTGCTCACCACCACCGCCTGGGCCACGCCGAAAGGGCGAGTTTTCGCCCTGGAGGGCAGCGTGTTCGTTGCGGGTGCTGTGGTGCAGTGGCAGCGTGACGGGCTGGGGATAATTCGGCACGCCCATGAGGTGGAGCAGCTGGCCCTCTCCGTACCGGACAACGGAGGGGTCTACCTTGTGCCCGCTTTCGCGGGCCTTGGCGCTCCCCAGTGGGACCAGTACGCGCGCGGCGCCATGGTCGGCCTCACCCGGGGAACCACAAAGGCCCACATTGCCCGAGCCGCGGTGGAATCCATCGCCCTGCAGACCTTGGATATAATGGACTGCATGCAAAAAGACTCCGGCATCACGTTGGCCGCGTTGCGCGCCGACGGGGGGGCGGCCCGCAACAATCTGCTCATGCAGTTCCAGGCGGATGTGCTGGGGGTCGCTGTCGAGCGCCCCAAGGTGACGGAGACCACGGCCCTGGGAGCGGCCTATCTGGCCGGGCTGGCCGTGGGGTTCTGGGAAAGCGAAGAGGAAATCGCGGCCATGTGGCAGATGGACCGGCGTTTCGAGCCAGGCATGGCCGCGGATGTGCGCGAGAGTTTGCTGCACGGGTGGCAGCGCGCTGTGGAGCGGTCCAAGGCCTGGGCGCAGGCTTAG
- a CDS encoding iron-containing alcohol dehydrogenase → MLFEFASPAKIIFGPGVVVRLPELAAGLGSKPFVVTGANPNRHRGILEALASNRLETTVFPVAGEPTVELVLTGAALACENGCDMVVSIGGGGVLDAGKAVAALMTNPGDIYEYLEVVGRGRPLTNRPVAHIAVPTTAGTGAEATANAVLTAKAQRVKVSLRSPMMLPSVALVDPELSASMPRELTAATGLDAVTQLLEAFVSGKANPMTNALCREGLGLAARSLRQAYDNGSNASAREDMALASLLSGLALANAKLGAVHGFAAPLGGFLGAPHGQVCASLLPAVVQANIAALHDRDPDSPSLAAYGEASRILKGNPSATPKDCVSWIVDLCSHLKAPTLAKLGVARKDFPVIVEMAAKASSMKGNPIELTHAELTAILEAALG, encoded by the coding sequence ATGCTCTTCGAATTCGCCTCTCCGGCAAAAATCATCTTCGGTCCCGGCGTGGTCGTGAGGCTGCCGGAGCTGGCCGCGGGACTCGGTTCGAAACCCTTCGTGGTGACCGGGGCCAACCCGAACCGCCACAGGGGGATTCTTGAAGCTCTCGCCTCCAATCGATTGGAGACTACCGTGTTCCCGGTCGCTGGCGAACCCACTGTGGAACTGGTCCTGACCGGTGCCGCGCTCGCCTGTGAAAACGGATGCGACATGGTGGTGAGCATAGGCGGGGGAGGCGTTCTGGATGCCGGAAAGGCCGTGGCCGCGCTTATGACCAACCCGGGTGATATCTACGAATATCTGGAGGTGGTCGGCAGGGGCAGGCCCTTGACCAATCGGCCTGTTGCGCACATCGCAGTGCCCACTACGGCCGGGACAGGTGCCGAAGCCACGGCCAACGCGGTGCTCACTGCCAAGGCCCAGAGAGTGAAGGTGAGTCTGCGCTCGCCCATGATGCTGCCGAGCGTGGCCTTGGTGGACCCGGAGCTTTCGGCGTCCATGCCGCGTGAACTGACCGCGGCCACGGGCCTGGACGCAGTGACCCAGCTTTTGGAGGCCTTCGTTTCGGGCAAGGCCAATCCCATGACCAACGCCTTGTGCAGGGAAGGTCTTGGCCTTGCGGCCCGTTCGCTTCGCCAGGCCTACGACAACGGGTCGAACGCATCCGCCCGGGAAGACATGGCCCTGGCGAGCCTGCTCTCCGGCCTGGCTCTGGCAAACGCCAAGCTGGGGGCGGTACACGGGTTCGCGGCTCCGCTGGGGGGATTTTTGGGAGCTCCTCACGGGCAGGTTTGCGCCAGCCTCTTGCCTGCCGTGGTCCAGGCCAATATCGCGGCGTTACACGATCGCGACCCGGACTCGCCATCTCTGGCCGCCTACGGCGAGGCTTCAAGGATACTCAAGGGAAATCCTTCAGCCACACCCAAAGACTGTGTATCCTGGATTGTGGACTTGTGCTCGCACCTCAAGGCTCCCACGCTTGCCAAGTTGGGCGTGGCCAGAAAGGATTTTCCAGTGATCGTTGAAATGGCGGCCAAAGCAAGCAGCATGAAGGGTAACCCCATAGAGCTGACTCACGCGGAGCTTACCGCCATCCTGGAAGCGGCCCTGGGATGA
- a CDS encoding MdtA/MuxA family multidrug efflux RND transporter periplasmic adaptor subunit has protein sequence MTLVPFDTLLNRPRRPARAIAVVVVLLAIAGVVYLFWGGSAQQQRQGGPGKNLKIPVTVAAVVKKDVPLYLSGLGSVVPLNTVTVKSRVEGHLMEVLFKEGQMVQAGDLLALIDSRPFQAQLAQAQGQMARDKAQLENARKDLKRYQDLISTGAIAKQQLDTQEALVRQYEGATMTDQGQMDNAKLQIAYSRITAPISGRVGLRQIDPGNMIQSSNQALLVITQMQPVSVVFTLPEDNLPVVLSRMKKGGNVPVEAYDREQKRKLAQGELITVDNQIDATTGTVKLKAMFSNDGWELFPNQFVNARLLVDTLAGALVVPAQAVQRGPQGATAFVVNQGGTVEARRVEPGETVEGMTVVRSGLSVGEQVVVEGTERLRDGTPVEVRGQAGGGRQGG, from the coding sequence ATGACCCTCGTCCCCTTTGATACACTTCTCAACAGGCCCCGGCGCCCGGCTCGGGCGATCGCGGTTGTTGTTGTTTTGTTGGCCATTGCGGGAGTTGTCTATCTCTTCTGGGGCGGATCAGCCCAGCAGCAACGCCAGGGCGGTCCAGGCAAGAATTTAAAGATCCCCGTGACCGTGGCCGCGGTCGTGAAAAAAGACGTGCCTTTGTATTTGTCCGGGCTGGGGTCGGTGGTGCCTCTTAATACGGTTACCGTCAAAAGCCGCGTGGAAGGCCACCTGATGGAGGTGCTCTTCAAGGAAGGGCAGATGGTGCAGGCCGGGGATTTGTTGGCTCTTATCGACTCGCGGCCGTTCCAGGCCCAGCTTGCCCAAGCCCAGGGGCAGATGGCTCGCGACAAGGCCCAGCTGGAGAATGCGCGCAAGGATCTCAAACGCTACCAGGACCTCATCTCCACAGGCGCCATCGCCAAGCAGCAGCTGGACACCCAGGAGGCACTGGTACGCCAGTATGAGGGTGCGACCATGACCGACCAGGGGCAGATGGACAACGCCAAGCTCCAGATCGCATACAGCCGCATCACCGCTCCCATATCTGGAAGGGTGGGTCTGCGCCAAATTGATCCCGGCAATATGATACAATCCTCCAACCAGGCTCTGTTGGTCATCACTCAGATGCAGCCCGTCTCCGTGGTTTTCACACTTCCTGAGGACAACCTGCCCGTGGTTCTCTCGCGCATGAAAAAGGGCGGCAACGTGCCTGTTGAAGCTTATGACCGCGAGCAGAAACGCAAGCTGGCCCAGGGTGAACTCATCACCGTGGACAACCAGATAGACGCAACCACGGGTACGGTGAAGCTCAAGGCCATGTTTTCAAATGACGGTTGGGAGCTTTTCCCCAACCAGTTCGTCAACGCCCGTCTCCTGGTGGACACCCTGGCCGGGGCGCTGGTGGTGCCCGCACAAGCTGTGCAGCGCGGACCGCAAGGGGCCACGGCCTTCGTGGTGAACCAGGGAGGGACGGTGGAGGCCAGGCGGGTTGAGCCAGGCGAGACAGTCGAGGGAATGACCGTTGTCCGCTCGGGGCTCTCAGTTGGTGAACAGGTCGTGGTGGAGGGAACCGAACGGCTGCGTGATGGGACTCCTGTGGAAGTGCGCGGGCAAGCCGGCGGGGGGCGCCAGGGCGGCTGA
- a CDS encoding MdtB/MuxB family multidrug efflux RND transporter permease subunit, producing the protein MNISSPFIRRPVATTLIMVAVLLAGAMAYKQLPVAALPQVDYPTIQVRTFYPGASPEVMASSVTAPLERQFGQMPGLTQMTSNSSSGCSVVTLQFTLDLSLDVAEQQVQAAINASFNFLPKDLPNPPIYSKVNPADAPILTLALTSATVPLPKVEDLADTRFAQKISQLPGVGLVSLSGGQRPAVRVHANPAALASYGLTLEDLRAAIGAANVDLAKGGFDGPKQASIIGANDQLYTSEEYRPLIIAYRNGAPVKLSDVATVEDGAEDERLAAWADTSPAVIVNIQRQPGANVIEVVDRVKRLMPQLKASLPSGVDVAVLTDRTTTIRASVEDVQYELLLAVALVVMVIYLFLRNLPATAIPSVAVPLSLVGTFGAMYLMGFSLNNLSLMALTISTGFVVDDAIVMIENVARYVEKGEDPFEAALKGSKQIGFTILSLTVSLIAVLIPLLFMRDVVGRLFREFAITLGVSILISAVVSLTLTPMMCARLLRHIPPEKEGRIHKSTQRGFDWVIERYAVSLRWVFKFQGLTLAVAVGTLVLTVALYVWAPKGFFPVQDTGLIVGVSEAPQSISFPAMAERQRELASVILKDPAVESLSSFIGVDGTNASLNSGRIQINLKPLDVRKVSASRVIERLRPELARVGGIMLHLQPSQDLTVDVRVSRTQFQYTLETPDSADLSLWVPRLVDALRLRPELSNVSADLQDQAPRTMVTIDRATASRFGITPQQIDDTLYDAFGQRQVSTIYTELNQYRVVLAAKPEMRRDASALGAIYLRSQDGKQVPLMAVSRVSQTTGPLVINRLAQFPVTTVSFDASRGHSLGDAVEAVEETAVGLGMPANIQREFQGTAKAFMASLSNEALLILAALITVYIVLGVLYESYIHPVTILSTLPSAGVGALLALMVFGMDLDVLAIIGIILLIGIVKKNGIMMVDFALEAEREEGMEPEEAIYQACLLRFRPIMMTTMAALLGALPLAIGGGVGSELRRPLGICIIGGLIISQLLTLYTTPVIYLAFDRLSRRVRGARAEA; encoded by the coding sequence ATGAACATCTCAAGCCCATTCATCAGGCGGCCCGTGGCCACCACGCTCATCATGGTGGCGGTATTGCTTGCCGGAGCCATGGCCTACAAGCAGCTCCCGGTGGCCGCGCTGCCCCAGGTGGACTACCCCACCATTCAGGTGCGCACCTTCTATCCCGGGGCCAGCCCGGAGGTGATGGCCTCGTCCGTCACAGCGCCCCTGGAGCGCCAGTTCGGCCAGATGCCGGGTCTGACCCAGATGACCTCCAACAGCTCCAGCGGCTGCAGCGTGGTCACGCTGCAGTTCACCCTGGACTTGAGCCTTGATGTGGCCGAGCAACAGGTTCAGGCCGCCATCAATGCCTCCTTCAATTTTCTGCCCAAGGACCTGCCCAATCCTCCGATCTACAGCAAGGTGAACCCGGCCGATGCGCCCATTCTGACCCTGGCCCTGACCTCGGCCACGGTGCCTCTGCCCAAGGTGGAGGACCTGGCCGACACCCGCTTCGCCCAGAAGATATCCCAACTGCCGGGGGTTGGTCTGGTGAGCCTTTCAGGCGGACAGCGTCCGGCCGTGCGGGTGCACGCCAACCCGGCCGCGCTTGCCTCCTACGGGCTTACTCTGGAGGACCTCCGCGCGGCCATCGGCGCGGCCAACGTGGACCTGGCAAAGGGCGGTTTCGACGGGCCCAAGCAGGCTTCCATCATCGGGGCCAACGACCAACTCTACACCAGCGAGGAATACCGGCCGCTCATCATCGCCTACCGCAACGGCGCTCCGGTGAAGCTCTCCGACGTGGCCACGGTGGAGGACGGTGCCGAGGATGAGCGTCTGGCCGCCTGGGCAGATACCTCGCCGGCCGTTATCGTCAACATCCAGCGCCAGCCCGGAGCCAACGTCATCGAGGTGGTGGACCGGGTCAAGCGCCTGATGCCCCAGCTCAAGGCGAGCCTGCCGTCCGGAGTGGACGTGGCCGTGCTCACGGACCGGACAACAACCATCAGGGCATCGGTCGAGGACGTCCAGTATGAGCTTTTGCTGGCCGTGGCCCTGGTGGTGATGGTCATCTATCTGTTTCTGCGAAATCTTCCGGCCACCGCCATTCCCAGCGTGGCCGTGCCCCTGTCCCTGGTGGGCACGTTCGGGGCCATGTACCTCATGGGTTTCAGCCTGAACAACCTTTCGCTCATGGCGCTCACCATCTCCACGGGCTTCGTGGTGGACGATGCCATCGTCATGATCGAGAACGTGGCCCGCTATGTGGAAAAGGGCGAGGATCCCTTCGAGGCCGCGCTCAAAGGTTCGAAACAGATAGGCTTCACCATCTTGTCGCTCACGGTGTCGCTCATCGCGGTGCTTATCCCTCTCTTGTTCATGAGGGACGTGGTGGGCAGGCTGTTCAGGGAATTCGCAATCACTCTGGGGGTGTCCATCCTGATATCCGCTGTGGTGTCGCTCACGCTCACCCCCATGATGTGCGCCAGACTCCTGCGTCACATCCCCCCCGAGAAGGAGGGGCGCATCCACAAATCCACCCAGCGCGGCTTCGACTGGGTAATCGAGCGCTATGCCGTAAGTCTGCGCTGGGTGTTCAAATTCCAGGGTTTAACACTGGCGGTGGCCGTGGGAACCCTGGTGCTCACGGTGGCCCTCTACGTGTGGGCCCCCAAGGGATTCTTTCCTGTGCAGGATACCGGCCTCATCGTGGGCGTGTCCGAGGCTCCGCAGTCCATATCCTTCCCTGCCATGGCCGAGCGTCAGCGGGAGCTGGCCTCCGTTATTTTGAAGGACCCGGCTGTGGAGAGCCTGTCCTCTTTTATCGGCGTGGACGGCACCAACGCCTCCTTGAACAGCGGGCGCATCCAGATAAACTTGAAGCCCCTGGACGTTCGCAAGGTGAGCGCTTCCCGGGTCATCGAACGGCTGCGGCCCGAGCTGGCCCGAGTGGGGGGCATCATGCTGCACCTTCAGCCCTCCCAGGACCTCACCGTGGACGTGCGCGTGAGCCGCACCCAGTTTCAGTACACCCTGGAGACTCCGGATTCAGCGGACTTAAGCCTGTGGGTGCCCAGGCTGGTGGACGCCCTGCGTCTGCGCCCGGAACTTTCGAACGTGTCCGCTGATTTGCAGGACCAAGCTCCCCGAACGATGGTAACAATCGACCGGGCCACGGCGTCCAGATTTGGCATCACCCCCCAGCAGATCGACGACACCCTCTACGACGCCTTTGGCCAGCGCCAGGTGTCCACCATCTATACCGAACTCAATCAGTACCGGGTGGTGCTGGCCGCCAAACCGGAAATGCGTCGCGACGCCTCCGCCCTGGGCGCCATCTACCTGCGTTCCCAGGACGGCAAGCAGGTGCCGCTCATGGCCGTCTCCCGGGTGAGCCAGACCACCGGCCCCCTGGTGATCAACCGCCTGGCCCAGTTCCCGGTAACCACGGTGTCTTTCGATGCTTCCCGGGGCCATTCCCTGGGCGACGCCGTGGAGGCCGTGGAAGAAACCGCCGTCGGGCTTGGCATGCCCGCCAACATCCAGCGTGAATTCCAGGGAACGGCCAAGGCCTTCATGGCATCGCTTTCCAACGAGGCCCTGCTCATCCTGGCCGCCCTGATAACCGTCTACATCGTGCTGGGCGTACTCTATGAGAGCTACATACACCCCGTGACCATCCTTTCCACCCTGCCCTCGGCCGGGGTCGGGGCGCTTTTGGCGCTTATGGTATTCGGCATGGACCTGGACGTCCTGGCCATCATCGGCATCATCCTGCTCATAGGGATAGTGAAGAAGAACGGCATCATGATGGTGGATTTCGCTCTGGAGGCCGAACGCGAGGAAGGCATGGAACCGGAGGAGGCCATTTACCAGGCCTGCCTGCTTCGTTTTCGGCCCATCATGATGACCACCATGGCCGCGCTTCTTGGCGCGTTGCCTCTGGCCATCGGCGGAGGGGTGGGGTCGGAGCTGCGCAGGCCGCTTGGCATCTGCATCATAGGCGGTCTGATCATCAGCCAGCTTCTGACCCTTTACACAACGCCGGTGATTTATTTGGCCTTTGACAGGCTTTCCCGGCGCGTGCGGGGCGCGCGGGCCGAGGCGTAG